A window of the Arachis duranensis cultivar V14167 chromosome 5, aradu.V14167.gnm2.J7QH, whole genome shotgun sequence genome harbors these coding sequences:
- the LOC107489576 gene encoding uncharacterized protein LOC107489576, with the protein MSLETFHCGVDDKCAKKSSETSESNRSINSHLVIFDWRGTNRHTYSNPEIIYRSGRSRHTKSNPEIIDGSESSITSERHTIVISRVKSGKKDTSNTQINGIESISNSARKVDSSFMLESSSDSSDNVDITTSSTSKYSSKHGTNYPSSSESFVKSEHGNKLVATPPSFQDYGVQKRNDFPLTARPPIQVMDRSSGYDASRIPSSIFEKPANPLDWSVASNESLFSLHVGNLSFNRDHVFVNYEVSMPHEVPQSGDISEDIHSPIIEEISNVTQSDVVESLQIYRTSSASFMIEEIPCTDQYEIKDLSRAESDNSSGSLTVDLTQITRTTPKQSFSFPALMEPKRISTTETDISQQIPYEKQESSVKETRKPGTSCWSCLKSCNWCYCFPCPSCAFCKSCCKWNACKCCS; encoded by the exons ATGTCTTTAGAGACCTTTCATTGTGGCGTAGATGATAAATGTGCAAAGAAAAGTTCAGAAACTAGTGAAAGCAATAGGAGTATTAATTCACATCTTGTGATATTTGACTGGAGAGGAACCAATAGACATACTTATTCAAACCCTGAGATCATTTATCGTAGTGGAAGGAGTAGGCATACTAAGTCAAATCCTGAGATAATTGACGGAAGTGAAAGTAGTATTACCTCAGAAAGGCACACAATTGTTATATCTAGAGTTAAAAGTGGTAAGAAAGATACTTCTAACACACAAATCAATGGCATTGAAAGCATATCAAACTCAGCCAGAAAGGTGGATTCTTCCTTTATGTTAGAATCATCAAGTGATAGCTCGGATAATGTGGATATCACCACATCTAGCACATCTAAATACTCATCCAAACATGGAACAAATTATCCTTCTAGTAGTGAGAGCTTTGTCAAATCTGAGCATGGCAACAAACTTGTTGCCACCCCACCTTCATTTCAAGATTATGGTGTCCAGAAGAGGAATGATTTTCCACTAACTGCAAGACCTCCCATCCAGGTGATGGATCGATCGTCAGGATATGATGCTTCTAGGATCCCATCTTCAATATTCGAGAAGCCTGCAAATCCATTGGACTGGAGTGTTGCTTCTAATGAATCATTATTTAGCCTTCATGTAGGGAATCTTAGTTTCAACAGAGACCATGTATTTGTGAATTATGAAGTAAGCATGCCCCATGAAGTCCCCCAATCTGGTGACATAAGTGAGGACATTCATTCTCCCATAATAGAGGAGATCAGCAATGTCACACAGAGTGACGTCGTAGAGAGCCTGCAAATCTACAGAACATCAAGTGCATCTTTCATGATAGAAGAAATTCCTTGTACAGACCAATATGAAATAAAAGATTTATCACGAGCAGAAAGTGACAATTCATCCGGATCCTTGACTGTTGACCTTACTCAAATTACCAGAACCACCCCAAAgcaatctttttcttttccagc TTTGATGGAACCAAAAAGAATTAGTACAACAGAGACGGATATTTCTCAACAGATACCATATGAAAAGCAAGAATCATCAGTAAAAGAAACTAGAAAACCAGGAACCAGTTGCTGGAGTTGTCTCAAATCTTGCAATTGGTGTTATTGCTTTCCTTGTCCTTCTTGTGCTTTCTGTAAGAGTTGTTGTAAATGGAATGCTTGTAAATGTTGCAGTTGA